The sequence below is a genomic window from Pempheris klunzingeri isolate RE-2024b chromosome 12, fPemKlu1.hap1, whole genome shotgun sequence.
ATGTCTTCGAGTCTGAAAAAGTGCGAGAGAAGATCATTTTGACAACCTCAACTCACCTGGGCCATTTCTTACCATAAATACATGTCATATTtacatctataaaaaaaaagagaaacataaaATTCCACTTTAGTGAACTACAGTAGTTTCCCCTAATGAAAAGAATATATAAGGGCCTTGTTATCAGTGACATACTTCCTGAGATATTTTGTTACTAACTGAATAAAATCTAAAGATATAAATCCCTGATATTTGGACACATTTACAGAAGCCTATAGTCCAAGACATTTCATAACATCCCTGTTAAATGTAAGCGTGACATCATTTCATATTAAGTACTATGTGTAATTTAAAGAGTGCTCTACCTTCGTGTTTGCCTCCCTGCTGTTTCTCAGGATAGCAGGCAGACGGGTCTGCAGTCACACACGGTGGAAAGACGTAAAGGGCATCAGGGTTAATTTTAATCCAACTAGGGAGCGTCTGGAAAAGTGTGCGCGGCACCAGCTGCGCGTGATGGGCACTGCACACTCAACCATCACCATCTCTGAAacacagatgaaaccaaaacatctctatcccccccccaaaaaaatcacATAGGTGTCTCTAGTGACCCACTTCAGCTACTGGACATAACTCTGCATCTTGTAATACTATTTTATTCCTCTGGAAAACTTTCTGCAACGCCACAACTAACGCAGATAAATCAAAAGACGATAAAAGCCAACAGACTTTAGCGCAACTACTTATAATCACTCTTTGAAGGTGTTAATGCGGACTGGCTGAACAATTCCATGAGTCTCGTCCTCGATATTTAATGAGGAAAGGAGCAGATCACGTTCAAACGGGGGTGTCCGATAATGGATGCTTCGCCGGTAGCGGTATCCTAGGATAAACTCATTTACGGTAACTTCTCCCGGTCCCTCATTGTGATGCTGTGCAGGCAGCAGCGGGTGCGCGCAATTACGCAACACCCCCGCCTGTCCCTGTGCGCTATAACCGGATCAGCGCCTCTCCTACCCGGTCCTGCACCCAACCTGACACCGGCCAGCTCTCAGGTACGACATTAAATTTTGCACTGAGGAGGGGGGATTTCGTTTTGGATGCTATCGGGAACACGGGTGAGAGGTTGTCTTTGGCGGATCAGTCTCCAGACAGTGTTTTGGGAATTTTGTTGTGATGCAGAAAAGGGGGCAGACGGCTGGCAGTAAATACGCACCCAGGCGCCAGTAAGCGGGCAGATGACAGAACATGGCGGAGGGATGACATTTCCGTTAAATCCTTGAGACATTAAATTTATCGCAGTGGCCGTGTTGATGTTTTTAAGCATGTGCGCTGTTTTATCATCTTTTGTAGTTCACAGCGCACTGCGGCAGCTGTCGTGACGTTATACACGAGGGATGAGTTAAATACGCGCATGTAAATGTTTATCCGTCCTGACGCTGAGTTCACCTGAACAAGTCTGCCCAAGATCATGTTACAGTTGGATTAAACCtactgagcttttttttttttcctgctgcagactACATAAAATGAATCCCCAGTCACTTGTTTGAAAGAAGACTTTGCAGTGTGTTTGAATTCCTCTTAAACTCAAGGTTATCACCATTAACACTCCTGCAGAGTTAACAACAACAGTGTGCACTCTCCTCTGCACTAACCTGTGTGCAGTGCTCTGCAGTGTCTGAGAAATGGCTGCTACACTATCAGTGGATTGGACCTGACAAAATGGTGGATTCTGGCTTGGAAAGGGGCCGCAgtgagtgtgtggctgtggAAAGAGGTCGGTGCTGTGAAACATCAGAGCCTTGTTGTCTTGAGGTGTCAGTGCACAGCGGAGCGGGGCAGCGGGGACGGGAGAGCAGGCTGGATGtgaaagaggagagcaggggtgtgggatggatggaggaacGGAGAGTAGGAGGGGCACAGGGTTGTGTGCTTGGTGCAGTTCAGTGGCAACCGATACCGTTCCTAATCTACCGAGATACACCACGCAAGGAAACCTCTATTGCTAGTGAATCGCCATCTTTATCAAACAACCAAATccaagagagaagagacagcaTAGTCAGTTTAAGGGCTGATGAACTGAAGCAGACGGATCAATGTCTCCTTTCTTGTGCAGCATTCAAATTCTTTCTGCGCAAGGCGCTTAACGCTATTTTCTTATCCCTTGCGCTGCAACGCATTTGCTGAATCCCCAACTGTGTGATCTTCCAAAGCCtattcaatcaatcagtgtttcATTGCCAAATGCTATAGCTTCTTTAGCCGTAACAAACTCATGTTGTTCCCACCGTTGAAGAATAGTCTGCTGCTCACCCAAAACCTTTCAATAGCCGTCGATCGCAATAACAAGAGCATGAGAGGTTTGTGTCTCCTGCCCTGCTGACCACCTGTTAACCATGCTATCTGTAATTTAACACTGGTTTCATCAGACAGACGGTCCCGTGACTTCAGCCAGCTCAACTCACCATGGGAAAGGAGAAACTCCACATTAACATCGTCGTGATCGGCCATGTGGACTCCGGCAAGTCCACCACCACGGGCCACCTCATCTACAAGTGTGGGGGCATCGACAAGAGAACCATTGAGAAGTTTGAAAAGGAAGCTGCTGAGGTGAGGAGAAGCAGGCAAGAGGGAGACGCCTTGTGGGATCTTCCCTCAAGATCGACGCCCCGACTCTCTCACTGTAATACAAAAGCCATACCAGCCTATGCAGCATTTACTATCTGTTGCTTGTTTGTCAGATGGGGAAAGGGTCGTTCAAGTACGCCTGGGTGCTGGATAAGCTGAAGGCAGAAAGGGAGCGTGGCATTACCATCGACATCTCACTGTGGAAGTTTGAAACCAGCAAATACTACGTGACCATCATCGATGCCCCGGGTCATAGGGACTTCATCAAGAACATGATCACTGGCACCTCCCAGGTCTGTAACATAAGGATGTTCAGCCATTCAGTGTGTAGTACAAGCTGTATTGCATAGTTATGGGGTCCTTTTATAAGCCTCTGGGCCTTTGAGAGAGCTTGAGGTTTGTTTCATTGGCTTTTTGCTTTGTTCCAAAGGTCATAGGTTTTATTCCTGTGTAAACAGCATTACAAGTAGCCACAGAAGTCATAATAAACAGCATCAACTGGGTAGCAGCGAGTTCAATCACCAGGTTCCTTTGAACTGTACAAGTTGTTCATATTGTTGTTAAATATGTCACCTCAGAGCTGATAAAGAACTGTTTTATCATATTAGTCTTTTTAATTATGCAGGTTATAACTCATCTGCCTCATCTATTCTACTACAATTACCCAACAGACTTTGAATCCTAAATGAATGAGCGCTGTGCACCAACATTACTGATGTTTTATCTTCACGTCTTCAGGCAGATTGTGCTGTGCTGATCGTGGCAGCGGGTGTGGGAGAGTTCGAGGCAGGCATTTCCAAGAACGGACAGACCCGTGAGCATGCCCTCCTGGCCTACACTCTGGGAGTTAAGCAGCTCATTGTGGGCATCAACAAGATGGACTCCACTGAGCCAAACTACAGCCAGAAGCGTTACGAGGAAATTGTGAAGGAAGTGAGCACCTATATTAAGAAGATTGGCTACAATCCAGACACCGTCGCTTTTGTGCCCATTTCAGGCTGGAATGGAGACAACATGCTTGAGCCCAGTCCCAATGTAAGTAGAACACAATGGTAATACAAATGATAGAAGAATTAATAGTGTGTATGCAGCCATGAATTTGAATACTAATTGGTGCCAGGGATGGGAAGCTGTAGCTCAAAGGCTGACCAGTTGTTGTGACTGTTTTTGAAAGAGTTTAAGTAACCCTTTTTCCTTTCAATTACCATCGAGGTTCCCTTGTACAAGGTAATTGAAGCAGGTCTATGTAACTACTGCTCAAATGGAACCACTGTGACCAAAAGAGGCAGTTACAGGATACTGATAAATGCTAAAATGCAGTGTAGCGGGCATAGGAGACATAAAATCGGAAAACTGGCTCAGTATGTCAGTTACACAGCCATATGTAGCTAACATTACTCATTATTAGCCACCATAAGCTCCAATCAGTTGTTCTCTCCTGCTGTGATCATAAGCTTAAAACCTCTAAACTGACAATAATAGCAAATGTATAATACAGTACATTATCTTCTCTCTAGATGACATGGTTTAAAGGGTGGAAGATCAATAGGAAAGAAGGCAATGCATCAGGGACCACACTATTGGAGGCTCTGGATGCCATCCAGCCCCCGACCCGTCCGACAGACAAACCTCTGCGTCTGCCCCTCCAGGATGTCTACAAGATAGGAGGCATGTAGTGCATGAATTAAGAAATGGATATACAGTGTTAATGTAAAGTAGGCTCTCTAATGGCATATGAGGCACCTCCTGGTCAGTGTTTAGACAAAATTTCAGCTTTTCCCCCAGCAGAGGTCTGGACTACCTTTATGTTCACTTTAATGTCCCTCATTGAATGTTCTGTGCCGCACTTCTTCTCAGGTATTGGGACAGTGCCTGTAGGCCGTGTGGAAACAGGCATACTAAAGCCTGGCATGGTGGTGACCTTCGCTCCAGTCAATGTGACTACTGAGGTTAAGTCTGTGGAGATGCACCATGAGGCACTGACTGAGGCCCTCCCTGGTGACAACGTGGGCTTTAACGTCAAGAATGTGTCGGTCAAGGACATTCGCCGTGGCAATGTGGCCGGCGATAGTAAGAATGACCCACCGCAGGAAGCTGCCAACTTCACTGCTCAGGTAGACGATGCCAGTCATGTTTTGAGAAATGACAATGATGAGCATGATTTAACACAATCATCTGAACTATTTATAGTCTCGAGGAGCATTTGTTGTACAATCTATTTTGATGcttcaaataaaagcaaaagtttCTTCAAATCTCACACCAGCCCCAGTGACATTTGGATCACGCTGAAAGTTTAGCAAACTGTCTACCACATAACACACTCAGactgacacagagggaagaCCGCAAAGAAAGACAATCACAGCAATAATCACTGAACAAGCCAACAGTCTCTGAAGGGAAGGAAATAAGCTTTGTATTAATGGGCCATTAACCTTGTCTCTTTGCTTTCTACTGTAGGTGATCATCCTCAATCACCCAGGCCAGATCAGTGCTGGGTATGCTCCTGTGCTGGACTGCCACACAGCTCACATTGCCTGCAAGTTTGCAGAGCTCAAGGAAAAGATTGACCGCCGCTCTGGCAAGAAACTGGAAGACAACCCGAAATCCCTCAAGTCTGGAGATGCTGCCATTGTGGATATGATTCCTGGCAAGCCAATGTGTGTTGAGAGTTTCTCCGAGTACCCACCACTTGGTAAGTTCAGTTGTAGAGGGTTTGTTGAATTTCACCAGCTTCCCAgcacacccccctccccaatcGAAGGCATTGTGACTCCATTGTTTGTGATACCAGATGAGGTAATCACCTGAAATGAGGTCATCACCTGAAATATTGAGCTTTCCTCTTCGCCTCACAGGCCGTTTCGCGGTGCGTGACATGCGTCAGACTGTTGCTGTCGGCGTGATCAAAGGAGTGGAGAAGAAGGTCTCCACCACTGGTAAAGTTACCAAGTCCGCCCAGAAGGCCCAgaggaacaaatgaatgttGTGCTACTCTGCCGACCCCAAGGTCTCCCAGGGCAGGACATCGGTCATCCAACTTCATCCTACAATTGGCTGCTTCAACGTAATAATCAAAGACTGGTTAATCATCACAATGCATCGCAAAAGCATTCGAAGGAAAGAACAATATTCAGATCTTAAGTCCTCGAGACGGCACTCCTAATTCCATTTCAGTGGTTAGATTACCATTACGTACAATGTAATATCAAAATGATAGTTTTAAATGTGCACTGTTGATTTGGTTCATGGCAATACATTTCTGTGATACTGATTTTGAGACATTGAACAATTAGAGGTAATGAAATGTATcacctctctcgctctctggaGTGCAGGTACTGGTCTCTTTACATGGTACATGTTGTCTtgcttttagtgtttgtttgcaACTACATGGTGCTCTGTAGGAGCCTATGGCAAGAATTTAAAACTATGTTCTTCTGAGTAGTAGTTTAGTCGAACTTAGTGATTTGTTGTGTTTAAGCTTTAAAAAGCACTTAATACAAATGGTCGAAACATGTCCCTCTAAGGGACTTTGAGTAGACCACCTGTTGATTCCTAAAGCACTTTGATTGGCGTGTTGCTAATTTTGCACTTGCACTGGAGAAGCTTAAATTGGCATAAGCTACTGCACCTTACTGTAAGATGGCATGGGCCTCTTTGTAACATTAAACATGTTTCAACCAAAATGCTGACCCCTGGTCTTCAGTGATTCAGTGTGCCGCAAAGAAGTCAGGCAGGGTCACAAACGCATTGAACTTCCCAAACCAAAATGACAAGTCTTAGAAAAATCAGAGCGTCTTTACAATTCACACATTTGTCCACAAGATGTAGCTATTAGAACAGGAATAAGTAGAAACCATCAATGAACGCATACTTACCAGAAAAACTCAATCGAGGGACACAGAATGTCTAAATATTTCAACTCAAACAGCTAAAGGGCAGTCTGCCAAGTTGTTAAGGGGCGTGTTCTCATACAGGGAAACACTGTTGAGTGAAACTCATAGAGCAGTTTCATTCCTCTCACAGAATCACAACGCATTATGACTAGTAGAGGGAGGCCACACAAGGCAGAGAGCCCTGACACTGAGTGTGCCGAGAGTAAGACTACtgctgaggaaaagaaaaaagtatgCCTGCCCAGATCTCAGAGGAAACACTTCACAGAAGAGAGGCAGCCTGGCACCACAAAGGAACAGAAACCAAAGGAGCAGAAAAAGACGATCCACACTGAGGAGAAGTCATCTGTACAGAGCAACCGAAAAGAAAAGACCATCAAGCAGCAAACGACACCTAAAGATAACAGAAATGCTACTGTGCAAGGTACAAAAGCCAAAATCTGTGCGAGCAAGGCCCAAACAACAGAACAATCTGCAGAGGAGATACCAAAGATGCAGCCAGAGACACCAAAGGACACCACAAAGGACTCTCTAAAGACCACAAAATCACCAGTAGAATTTGCAGAGGAGACACCAAAGGACATCACAAAAGATTCTGTACCGATCACAAAACCCAAAACTTGTGCTAGTAAGATCAAATCACCTGAAAAATTCAAAGAGGAGACAACCGAGATGCAGCCAGAGACACCAAAGGACATCACAAAAGATTCTGTACCGATCACAAAACCCAAAACTTGTGCTAGTAAGATCAAATCACCTGAAAAATTCAAAGAGGAGACAACCGAGATGCAGCCAGAGACACCAAAGGACATCACAAAAGATTCTGCACCGATCACACTCCTCCGCACAACTCTGGAAAAATTGAAAATTAAGAGGAACGACAAAGCAGATGCAGCAGAGGTgatcaataaaataatagaaGATATAGTCAAGCATTTGAAAGGTAACTCTCAATGCTTTAACGAAGTAGAACAACCACTACGTACGGGAAGTTACTATGAAAATCTAAAGGTAAGTCACTTTAGCCCGAGTTGCCTAAAACTAGTACTGGGTTCCATGATTGCAGATGGGTGGTCAACATGTGGTTTCATAGCACTCAGATTAGATGAAACATAACCATATTGGTACAGTGCTTCAAACAATGAAATCATCCCTTAATTGGTATATTATATTCCGTGTTTCTATGTATACAGATTTCTAATCCTGATGAATTTGACGTAATGCTGCCCATTCCTGTTGACCGAGTGAAGGTTACACCATTTGGAAATGATGGTGCCTTTTACAGTGTGGCATTAAAGCGTGGCAAAAACCCTCTGCAAAAGTTTCAAGAGAATGATACTTTATCTGGCAGTAAAATGCTCAAGGAGTTCAGGGAGGAAGTGAAGAAATGTGTCGGGAAGTTTAGAGGTGAGTAATAAGCActtttgtaattattgtgaAATGGGCAGGGTTGGAACCGCTCATTATGGCTGGCAGAGACAAAATCCCCATGATCAATGATCAATGTATATTCAAAAAGAACCACAATTAATGTAAATCTGGTCctaaaggggggggggtattaTATTGTCTTAGATGGGAATATATGccagtattaaaaaaaatggatcCAAAGAAATCTTACAGAATGTCTGATATAGTATAACTGAATAAGCAGTATATAACAAATAGGGAACATTTATATTGCGTTTCTTGTTTGTTCTTTCAGAATGGGAGgtgacaagaaagaaaaaaggctgCCCTGCAGTGACCTTGACCACAAAAGTCCAATCAGTCACCATTTCACTGGATGTTGTTCTCAGTCTTGTGATTAAATCAAGCTGGCCACCTTTCACCAAAGAAGGCTTTAAAATAGACGACTGGCTAGGAACTAAAGTGAAGCAGGAATACAAGCGAGAGCCATTTTATCTTGTCCCAAAATATGAAGGCTGGGGTGCAGTGGAAAATGATGGGGTCTTTGCTAGGGGTAAGTCTAACTAGCTCTCTCAGCTGGTCAACCAAAGTCAGATTGTAACTTATAAACAAATGATAAAACTGTATTCCAATAAGATAAAGTTCATGACAACACTTAAAAGGGCAGTTTGGATTATTAGAAGTGGGCTTCAATGGGGTACTCCAGGTTGGTGGAGCAGGCAAGAGTCCTGGCAGAgatgctaagcaatgtactgctgcagcagagcaatTTAAAGGCGGCGGCTAAAcccaaactaatgtgttagtTCATTGATTGAGGCAGTGGAAGAACAGAAATTTCTGCAAgttaaaatgattgtttttttcaataaattaaatttcaatAAATTTAAGTggttaaaatattctaaatacaagcatacacttaaactggtattcattttttatggtgggcttttgttttttaaaaaaagctacCTAAAATATTACATTACTTAGCATCTGTACTGGGACTCCTGAATACTCCTCCACACAGGGGCATGCTGACCACAATCTACTGTGGATTACACACTATAGATAACTACatcacacttcaaataatccaaactatccctttaaaggGTTTAAGGTCACAGTATTAGGAGAACACTAAATTCTGAGCTGCTACAGACAGTTGTTTGGACGTGTAGCTGTGACAGATCCAACATCTAACACGATGCATGCTGATTATTTGATGACATGCCTCCTAgcatttgaaatatatattttttcctgtCATGAAAGCAACAGAAGTGCCCACACAAACTACATTTATGGTGTTCATAGATTTCATATCGTCATGTTACATAAACTGTTTTGGGGTTTTAACATTTCACGAATGAAGACTAGAAAAAAAGGGACACTTCAAGTTCCCTGCTCATTGAGCATTTTCTTTTGTATAACAAACAGATGTTTGGCGGGTTTCATTCTCTCACATTGAGAAGGCCATACTGAGGAATCATGGATCGGCAAAGacatgctgtgaaaaaggcaaaGCGCGGTGCTGCAGGTTGGATTTTAACTTATTCcagaagtgaaagtgaaacactggagagaaaacaaaaatgaacttaaaattaaattttgtgTGTCCACGTTTGGAAATGATCATAGTGATGCTCCTTTCTCTTTATGCACAGGAAGGACTGTTTGAAGCTCCTTAAGCACCTCCTCAATCTGCTGAAGGTAAAGAACACTTCATTTGACAAGTTCTGCTCCTACCATGCCAAGACCACACTCTTGCATGCCTGCTGCTCTAGACCTATTGACAGTGACTGGAGCGACTCTAGTCTGAGCTTGTGTTTTCTGCGGCTCCTGAACGATTTCGTAGCCCATCTGGAATGTGGTGAGCTCTACAACTTCTTCATCCCAACTCAAAACCTACTCTCAGGCATCAACCCGACGAAGTGCAAGAGTCTGGCTCGTTGTATCAAGGAGGAACATGAAAAGGGCTTTCCTATTTTCCAAGTGACAACTGGCCAAACAGCATTTGATAAAAATTGATTAATGAAACCCAGGGTAGTCTTTCAAAGACAGCATAATCAAAATGACTTGTTATACATATTTGTAACGATTAAATTCTTGAATTTATCCAATGTACTCTTTATCTAaacttatttttaattaatgtctTGCTTTGTCATTTCTCatgtttttgtctatttattGCTTGTGAAATACTTCAGTGTACTGGAAACCCCTATGTGGCCTATTTGAAACCCGGCAATGTTGTTTCCTATTACCTGTcatgaagacagaaacagaaacacacctaCAAAAACCAGGCCAGCTGACAGGTCATGTGACGACAAAAATTGTAATCCAGACAAGACTACAAAATAGCACATAGCAAAAGATGTAAGCACAattattatatacaaaaaaaactttcGAGCATATTTTTATGTACACAAAAAGCAGTATACAATCTATTCTTAATAACATGTATAATAAGATCATCAGATcataaaatttaataaaaaggaGGAGACGCCCACGATTTTGGTATAGAATACAATACATAGTGAGATCTACGATAAATTACCCAGGAAATAAACCACAATACGGTGCACATATAACCACAGCAAAAAGCTCACGTTCACAAAGACGATCCACACTATTTTAATACCTGCGTGTTTTTAGTGACCATGGACACCGAATCTCTTTAATGCACCTTTTGAAGACCTTTTTTGATGCACCTTTTTGAAGGTCTACAGACTGTAGAGTTGTTCACAAATCAGCAAACTAACTTCATTCCCAGCTCCCACTGAATTGTGGACCTTACTGCAGTTGTCtttacatctgttttttttccctctttggcTTTGATTTCTACCAATAGGTGTCAGGCACCAGCATGGGAGCCTCTTTATACTTTCGTGTCTTTGAACACAAAATCATCCCCAGTCACCAGCGCGATCCATATTTACCCTTCATCTCCAACCAGAAAAAGTATGACATTTTCTTTACTTGGAAAACATCTGATATCCAACTAAAGGAATTCCACAACTGTATCAACACCAATCAGACACTCACAATTCAATGTGATGAGCACAAGAAGTTTTTACAGataatcacttttttttgtacagattcaaaaaaacaaaaaaaaaaaaaacaaaactggctCATCTTGGTAGGACATGTACCTTGAAATGGAATCCTACCGGAGGCTGAGGGAATGGCCACAGATGACGGTGAAGCAGACATCCAACCCAATCTGCAATTTAAAATACGAAAAGCAACATGAATGTCCAACTTCTTTGCAGATGAAAACTTGACACAAGGAAGAAATTTTGACTAAAATGTTTACATAAATCAACCTACATGACTTTTCAGGTAAATTTGATCTTTCATTTGGTTTATCATGCAACAGAGGTGTTAACAATTGGTTACAGATTTCATTCAAAGCAAGTCCCCAATATCTTTCAATAGTTTTACACTTCTGTTCTTCTGCAATCACTAAAGccaaacatacacatgcaaacacccTCACTAgtaaggaaaagaaaagtagcaaaaacaaaaatgtgaaatgtacagtTTTAATGGAAATCAACAGCTGTGTTCCtgctttgaatttttttttacccatctTTTAATAAAGTTTAGTAACAAAAGGAATTACCTGTCCATGTACTGCAAACAAGCTGTTGAGTGGAAAAAATAATTTGGTTATTAAAGAACCAACTGCGTTTCGCTTTTCCAAGTTTTCATTATAATAAAGACATTCACCTTAAGCATCTTCCAGGCAAATGTTTCTTGGTTGTGGAAGTGTGGAAATGGTGCAAAACCTAATATTCAAAGTCAATAAAATTACACAATGTGTCCCATCACTTTAAAATGGagaatttatttaattatgtcAATTTCTTTCTGCCCAAATCAAGTAATGACAATGTATTCAGTGATGCTTAACACTACTGTTGTGATTTACAACACAAGAAAACTGTCATATTTTTGCCTTTCAAAACAGGAGAACAATGTAATGATATAACAGCCTCTGAATAATAATCCAACAAAAGCAAACCAAAGGAACGTTTCAATCaaggaaaataaatcagatcaaatatgaaatataaattcaATTTACAACAGGTGGTTTCAGATCCTGCTCCACCCTGTTGACAAAGAAGCACAAGAGCATTAATATTAGtcctttattattattcaatcaGAATTCCAGGTAATTGTCTTGTCTTATTGATTCTTTTCACTCTTTTGTCTCTGAAAGTCTGTGTAGGAAACTTTGTGGTATGTGTGGACTTACATGACCAATCGTGCATTAGAATCCACACTTTGGGCCTCGAGCactgcctcctctccctccaccatctctcctcccccatcctcctccgcctcctcctcctcctcttcctgaaTTGTACATCTCCTTCTCACTCTTGTGCTTCTCATATCTCTCTGCCATAAGCACCAGCTCCTCAGGGACCTCCTGCAAGAGCATCCATCAAGATCACATCCTCATAACTATGGTTTGCTAAACCTTTTATTAAATTGGGTTTAAAATTTGataaattcaaatgaaaatacaacacATGCCTCCTAACTGAAGCAAACCCCTCAATAGTTTATTTGTTAACAATACATTCTTATTGGTTGGTCTGCTAGGATATACTAATAGAAGGTATACACCACTCTGCATGCCCCATATTCCTATTTATATCTTATATGAACTTCCTGTTCTGCTTTCTGTCCTGCTAACCTGTCCTGCTCGCTCCAGGATGGGAATCAGCTCAGAGGCCATCCTCCAGTTTTCTCTTGTTACCAGGGTAACGGCAGCACCAGTACGTCTGAAACATAAATGCATCAACATCACAAACTTACTAAAGAACAGCCAGACGGCGGCAATGCTTTTCAATCATGTGACCTTACCCGGCTCGTCCAGTGCGGCCCACGCGATGTACATACTCCTCTATGTTTCGTGGGAAGTCATAGTTAAAAACATGCGTTATGTCATGGACATCCAACCCTCGAGATGCCAAGTCTGTGGCTACTAGGATACGAACTCGACctggaaaaacataaaacactttAATTCTCTGGTAAATTAGATTTTTCAGTCTTTCCTTGTGGTAGCTCACTCAATTCAAGTTatgaacacaaaacaaaacaacatttcagttttgtcagaggtaggaaaaacctctttttttaaaaccatatTTTCCTTTCCTGTTACATACTGTTTTTAAAGTCCTTGAGGGCTTCTTCACGGTCACACTGCTCACGGTCACCATGGAGACTTTGCACAGCCAGACCCTGCAGACACAGGTCACTGGACAGGTCATCAGCCCTGAAATTGCAAGCACATagagacacaaacacgcacacaagaAATTGCTAATACAGTGGTAAGCATTGCCAATGTCAGTGTGTGGTTGACTCTGGTATTTGCCAGCAACTGTTTGTTGTAGATAAAAACCACAGTTTCCTCCCTTGTTACAAACCATGTGTTAGTGACCGATTTCCCACTCACACAAGCTTCTTGCCAACAAAGATGAGAACTTTATCCTGGGGCTGCATGTTTCTGATGAAGTCAAACACATAGgattttttctcctcttcatggACAATCAGCACTGTTTGCTGCACTGTGTTAA
It includes:
- the eef1a1a gene encoding elongation factor 1-alpha 1a, which translates into the protein MGKEKLHINIVVIGHVDSGKSTTTGHLIYKCGGIDKRTIEKFEKEAAEMGKGSFKYAWVLDKLKAERERGITIDISLWKFETSKYYVTIIDAPGHRDFIKNMITGTSQADCAVLIVAAGVGEFEAGISKNGQTREHALLAYTLGVKQLIVGINKMDSTEPNYSQKRYEEIVKEVSTYIKKIGYNPDTVAFVPISGWNGDNMLEPSPNMTWFKGWKINRKEGNASGTTLLEALDAIQPPTRPTDKPLRLPLQDVYKIGGIGTVPVGRVETGILKPGMVVTFAPVNVTTEVKSVEMHHEALTEALPGDNVGFNVKNVSVKDIRRGNVAGDSKNDPPQEAANFTAQVIILNHPGQISAGYAPVLDCHTAHIACKFAELKEKIDRRSGKKLEDNPKSLKSGDAAIVDMIPGKPMCVESFSEYPPLGRFAVRDMRQTVAVGVIKGVEKKVSTTGKVTKSAQKAQRNK
- the cgasa gene encoding cyclic GMP-AMP synthase, which gives rise to MTSRGRPHKAESPDTECAESKTTAEEKKKVCLPRSQRKHFTEERQPGTTKEQKPKEQKKTIHTEEKSSVQSNRKEKTIKQQTTPKDNRNATVQGTKAKICASKAQTTEQSAEEIPKMQPETPKDTTKDSLKTTKSPVEFAEETPKDITKDSVPITKPKTCASKIKSPEKFKEETTEMQPETPKDITKDSVPITKPKTCASKIKSPEKFKEETTEMQPETPKDITKDSAPITLLRTTLEKLKIKRNDKADAAEVINKIIEDIVKHLKGNSQCFNEVEQPLRTGSYYENLKISNPDEFDVMLPIPVDRVKVTPFGNDGAFYSVALKRGKNPLQKFQENDTLSGSKMLKEFREEVKKCVGKFREWEVTRKKKGCPAVTLTTKVQSVTISLDVVLSLVIKSSWPPFTKEGFKIDDWLGTKVKQEYKREPFYLVPKYEGWGAVENDGVFARDVWRVSFSHIEKAILRNHGSAKTCCEKGKARCCRKDCLKLLKHLLNLLKVKNTSFDKFCSYHAKTTLLHACCSRPIDSDWSDSSLSLCFLRLLNDFVAHLECGELYNFFIPTQNLLSGINPTKCKSLARCIKEEHEKGFPIFQVTTGQTAFDKN